DNA sequence from the Halococcus salsus genome:
GACACCGATCTGCTCGCCGTAGCGGAGCTGGTTGATCTGGGCTTGCTGGCGTGCGAAGTCGATGAGCTGGCGGGCGTCGGCGACGTGGCCCGCGCTGGCGATCCCGATGTGGTCGTCGGCCTTGTGGATCTTCTCGACGCTCTCGCGCTCGACCAGCGGCGACTGGTAGCGCTTGTCGACGGCGAACACCACGCCGTCGGTGGTCTTGACGCCGATGCTCGCGGTGCCGCGTTTCACCGCCTCGCGGGCGTACTCGACCTGGTAGAGCCGCCCGTCCGGTGAGAAGATCGTTATCCCACGGTCGTAGGCCTGCTGTTGGGCTTGTCCCTGCATAGTTTCAGATATCGAGTGACGTCGCCCCCACGAACCCGTCTTCCAGTCGGGCGTCGACTCGTCCGCCCCGCACGAAGGCGGGACGCCGTGCGTCCGCGAACGCGACGTTTCTCTTGTCCGCTTTTAATAACGCGCGACCTTTATACCTTTCTTCACAGGCACGTATCGTGCCGCTCGCTCCCATGATTTCGAGGGCTACCGGCGCTCCGTCGACCGAATCGACACACGCCAGCGCGGCCCGTGCCCGCTCGACCTCGCTCCGCCGGACGCGCACCATCGCCCAGCCCCGCCCCTCCTCGAACGAGAAGTCGATCACCTGGAGGTCGGCGTCGGCAGCCCCCGGGTCCCCGAGGAGGTTCTGGGCGGCGTACCAGCACTCGCGCTGGAGGTCGCGCCGCCCGAAGCCGGCGTCGGGCCAGGACTCGATGGCGACCCCGAGATATCGCCGGCGAGGCCGGAGGTGTTTCGGGAGGTGTTTCATTCCCGCCGGGTCGTCCCCTCCCGTCCGCCGGCGCGCTCGGCCACCAGTACGCCGACCTGGTCGTGGACGCGCTCGACCGCCGTGAGCGAGAAGCCCGCGTCCGTCAGCGCGTCGGCCAGCGCCCCGACCGTCGCGGGGTCGTCGACTTCCGGCGAGTAGAACGGCTCGTCGGGGTCCGGGCCGTCGAAGAACATCACGTCGCCCAGCACGAACTTCCGCGGCCCGAGGTCGCCGATGGTGGCGATGGCCTCGCGTTTCTCGTCGTTCGCGAGGTGGTGCATCGCGAAGTTCGAGACCACGATGTCGACCGGCTCGTCGACGTTCGGCTCCCGAAAGCGTCCCTCCGCGAACGCGACGTTCTCGACGCCCGCCTCGTCGGCTTTTCGACGAGCTTCGTCCATCATCCCCGCCGAGATGTCGCGACCGAGGACGCGCTTCGCGTCGGGCGCGAGCGCGAGCGCGATCGCCCCGGTCCCCATCCCGAGGTCGAGCACGACGTCCTCGGACCCGGGCGCGGCGTGGTCGATCACCAGCGAGGCGGCGGCGCGGTACGCCTCGCTGTCCTGGCTCTCGTCGTAGTCGGCGGCGTGGTCGTCGAACCGGCTAGCGTGTTCCTCGATGGTCTTCTTCATACCTGCCCCGTCTGACCCCCGGCTCAATGAAGGACTCGCTCATGACCTCGCGGTTGCGGCCCACGAGCCGACCCCACTCCGCGAGCCCGGCCTCGATCGCCTCCCTACCGAACCCGATGACCTCGCCGAGCGCGTAGAGGTCGCGTGGCGCACGGAGTTCGAGGTGGCTGTCGGGCGTGGCGCTCACCACGTAGGGCGCGTCGTACTGGAAGACGATCTCCCGAAGCTTCCGGAGGTCCGCGAGCGCCTGGACACGACGGCCGCCGTGGAGCCGGCAGACCCGCCCGAGGTCGAACTCGAACCGGACGCCATTCCGTTTCGCCGCCCGCGCGAGGACGTGGTTCACGTCGCCGTCGGCCATCGGCCGCGAGAGCACGTCGACTCGGGGCTCTTCACACGCGAACCGGTTCAGGTCGCGCGACCCGCGAACCAGCACGAGGGTCCGGTCGTCGCGGACCGCCGTGATCCGCGCGCTCGCCGCCGACCGGTCCCGTTCCCGGACCTCGATCCCATCAACCACGTCGATGCCGTACTCGTCGGCGATCGTCTCGCGGCTCGGCCTCTCCCCGTCGAGGATCGCTTCGGCCGCGTTACGAACGACGACCCCCGAATACCCCAGGTCAGCGGCGCTCAGCGCGAACCGGGCGGCGGTGCTCTCGCCCGCCGGGTACGCGGTGACCGCCTCGTAGGGACCCACGAGCTACGAACGCGCTTCGAGCGCGTCGGTCGCGTTCTCGACGGCCTGTTCCTTCTTCGCGGGGTAGGCCTCGACCTTCGCGCGGAGTTCGATCCCCTCGCCGCGTTTCACCTGCTCCTTGAACGCGGCCTGCTTGTCGAGCCGTAAGAAGAGCGAGCAGTTGTCGTCGATCCGTTCGTCGAGCTCCGCCGCGATGTCGTCGAGGTCGATGTCGGCGAGGACGTCGAGCACGTGGCGCACCGCGTCGGCGTTCTCGACGCGTGCCGAGAGCACCAAGATCCGGTCGCCGTGGAAGCCCTCGTTCTCGACGCGTTCGACCTCGAACCCCTCGGGCAGGAAGGTCCGGAGCGCGCGCTCGACCCGGAGTTCGTCCTCGGTGGCGTAGCAGAAGGCGCGAAGGTCGATGTAGTGGAAGGGAACGCTGGCCATCTCTCGATCGGGCTCTGGACGCTCTCAGTCCTCGGTGGCTTCCAGGGAGTCCTCGGGGACGCCCGACTCCTGACCCTCCTCGAAGTTCACGGTGTAGGTCGCGTCGCCGAACATCGTCTCCATGACCTGCGTGACCGTGCCCGTCTCGCCGTCGTACTCGCTGTGGTCGTCGTGGAGGACCACCTCGTCGTCTTCCTCGAAGCTCATACCCACCCCTATCCCACGCCTGAATAAAAACCCACTTCTTCTCCGTGACGAGGCGGCGATGCGCCCTCGAACCACACGACTCCCCGCACGCTCGCCGCCCCCGCTCCGCCGAAGCCACCCCGCGGCCGCACCGTCGACAGCCGGTGGTGGAGTGATGTTCGCTCGCGCCTCGCACGCGAGGGCTTCGGCGGTGCTGTGCGGTCGCGGAAGCGGTAGTGATCGTCCCGCGAGTGAGGCCGC
Encoded proteins:
- a CDS encoding Rpp14/Pop5 family protein, with amino-acid sequence MKHLPKHLRPRRRYLGVAIESWPDAGFGRRDLQRECWYAAQNLLGDPGAADADLQVIDFSFEEGRGWAMVRVRRSEVERARAALACVDSVDGAPVALEIMGASGTIRACEERYKGRALLKADKRNVAFADARRPAFVRGGRVDARLEDGFVGATSLDI
- a CDS encoding class I SAM-dependent methyltransferase translates to MKKTIEEHASRFDDHAADYDESQDSEAYRAAASLVIDHAAPGSEDVVLDLGMGTGAIALALAPDAKRVLGRDISAGMMDEARRKADEAGVENVAFAEGRFREPNVDEPVDIVVSNFAMHHLANDEKREAIATIGDLGPRKFVLGDVMFFDGPDPDEPFYSPEVDDPATVGALADALTDAGFSLTAVERVHDQVGVLVAERAGGREGTTRRE
- a CDS encoding RNase P subunit p30 family protein, which produces MGPYEAVTAYPAGESTAARFALSAADLGYSGVVVRNAAEAILDGERPSRETIADEYGIDVVDGIEVRERDRSAASARITAVRDDRTLVLVRGSRDLNRFACEEPRVDVLSRPMADGDVNHVLARAAKRNGVRFEFDLGRVCRLHGGRRVQALADLRKLREIVFQYDAPYVVSATPDSHLELRAPRDLYALGEVIGFGREAIEAGLAEWGRLVGRNREVMSESFIEPGVRRGRYEEDHRGTR
- a CDS encoding RNA-binding protein, with product MASVPFHYIDLRAFCYATEDELRVERALRTFLPEGFEVERVENEGFHGDRILVLSARVENADAVRHVLDVLADIDLDDIAAELDERIDDNCSLFLRLDKQAAFKEQVKRGEGIELRAKVEAYPAKKEQAVENATDALEARS